A genomic stretch from Candidatus Zixiibacteriota bacterium includes:
- the pruA gene encoding L-glutamate gamma-semialdehyde dehydrogenase: MSRFNVPYPQNEPILDYAPGSPERAELLKALADLKGNPVEIPMVINGKEVTTDTKIEISAPHNHSLKLGAYYQGSAGEVASAVASAVEAQKSWALVPWEHRAAIFLKAADLLAGPYRHIMNAATMLAHSKNIYQAEIDAVCELVDFWRFNVYYMQQIYEVQPESAPGIWDRMDHRPLEGFIFAVTPFNFISINGNLPTAPAMLGNVAVWKPASTATYTSHLLMKILLEAGLPDGVINLIFARGAAIGDTVLKNEHLAGIHFTGSTAVFQNMWKTVGENIAGYRCYPRIVGETGGKDFIFAHASSNVDQLVTAMVRGCYEFQGQKCSASSRCYIPKSLWPEVKEKFVAQVGELKMGDPEDFTNFVNAVIDEAAFDSITAFIDHAKAADTDEVLVGGNYDKSKGYFIEPTAILTSDPHSKTIEEEIFGPVVTIFVYDDGDYAKTLHLCDTTSPYALTGAIFGRDRKAVELAERMLRQAAGNFYINDKPTGAVVGQQPFGGGRASGTNDKAGGIQNMLRWASPRSIKESFVAPKSYKYPFMGQ; encoded by the coding sequence ATGTCCCGATTTAATGTCCCTTATCCCCAGAACGAACCGATCCTAGACTACGCACCCGGCTCACCGGAGCGGGCCGAACTTCTGAAAGCATTGGCCGATCTTAAAGGAAACCCGGTTGAGATTCCGATGGTCATCAATGGCAAGGAAGTGACCACCGACACAAAGATAGAGATCAGTGCGCCTCACAACCACAGCCTGAAACTGGGTGCTTACTATCAGGGTTCAGCGGGCGAGGTTGCCTCAGCGGTCGCGTCGGCCGTTGAAGCTCAGAAGTCGTGGGCGCTGGTGCCGTGGGAACATCGGGCGGCCATCTTTCTGAAAGCGGCCGATCTTCTGGCCGGACCATACCGGCACATAATGAACGCCGCGACCATGCTGGCTCATTCCAAAAATATCTATCAGGCAGAGATTGATGCCGTCTGCGAACTGGTCGACTTCTGGCGTTTCAACGTTTATTACATGCAACAAATTTACGAAGTGCAACCCGAAAGCGCACCGGGTATATGGGACCGCATGGATCATCGTCCGCTTGAGGGGTTCATCTTTGCCGTCACGCCGTTTAACTTCATCTCGATCAACGGCAACCTGCCGACCGCACCGGCTATGCTCGGTAACGTCGCGGTGTGGAAACCGGCCTCGACGGCAACATACACTTCGCATTTGCTCATGAAAATCCTCCTTGAAGCCGGACTGCCGGATGGTGTAATCAATCTCATCTTTGCGCGCGGCGCAGCAATCGGTGACACAGTGTTGAAGAACGAGCACCTGGCTGGGATTCACTTTACCGGCTCAACAGCCGTCTTTCAGAATATGTGGAAGACGGTCGGCGAGAACATTGCCGGCTACCGTTGCTACCCACGCATCGTCGGCGAGACCGGGGGCAAGGACTTTATCTTTGCCCATGCCTCGTCCAATGTTGACCAATTGGTCACTGCCATGGTGCGCGGCTGCTATGAGTTCCAGGGGCAAAAATGCTCGGCCTCATCGCGGTGTTACATTCCGAAATCACTCTGGCCTGAGGTCAAAGAAAAGTTCGTAGCGCAGGTAGGTGAACTCAAGATGGGTGATCCCGAAGATTTCACGAATTTCGTCAACGCCGTGATCGACGAAGCCGCTTTTGATTCCATAACGGCCTTTATCGATCATGCCAAGGCTGCCGACACCGACGAAGTACTGGTCGGCGGCAATTATGACAAATCGAAAGGCTACTTTATCGAACCTACGGCGATACTGACATCCGATCCGCACAGCAAGACGATCGAGGAAGAGATTTTCGGTCCGGTTGTTACGATCTTTGTCTATGATGATGGCGACTATGCCAAGACCCTTCACCTGTGCGACACAACATCGCCATACGCGCTGACCGGTGCTATCTTCGGACGTGACCGCAAAGCTGTCGAATTGGCCGAACGGATGCTTCGTCAGGCAGCCGGCAATTTCTATATTAACGACAAACCGACGGGCGCCGTTGTGGGTCAGCAGCCGTTTGGTGGTGGCCGTGCTTCGGGTACCAACGACAAGGCGGGTGGAATCCAGAATATGCTCAGGTGGGCATCGCCGCGTTCGATCAAAGAGAGTTTTGTCGCACCAAAGTCATATAAGTACCCCTTCATGGGGCAATAA